ATCCCAGACGTATCCTTAAAGAGAAATTCTAGCTCAAACTCTCTCTccttcatattcaactctttctccTTCAACTTATTTTGTTCATCTTGTATTCGTGCCATTTCTGCCATGACGAGAACTTTTGTCTTTGGAATCTTTTCCACTTCAATTACCTCAACATTAGCCGAAGATGTTTCCTCCGATTTCGACTTTCCCTTTCTTTTCTCAACTTCTGTCTCCGTTGGACAAACCACGGTAGGTGAAGCTGCGTTGTATTCACAACTTGAAGGTGTCTCGAGATTAGACGTTGTCGAGTATGTTCCAGAAGCCGAAATCTTTGGTCTTTTACTCGTTTCTTCAAATGATGCAGCATTTAACCATTTAGGTTCATCTTTCAACAATCGCCATGCAAACTCTAACTTGAAGTGTTCGCCTTCGTCTTGATAATAAAGTGTATACGCATTTCCCATGATATCAGACTCAGAGCTGCCACTTTTCTTTTTCTCAAAGGCTGCTTTGTAGCATCCTGCAAAAATTTTAACTATGTTATTCAACCTATGCCATCGCGATTTTATTTGTGACTCTCCCCTCGGTTTGAAACGGCCACGACACTCATTGTAATTATGTTTCATTCTTGACCAAAAGGAATCTGCTCTTTTGTTTGCCTCGACAATCGCAATCCTGGGAACATTTAGCCATGCTTGGATGAGAATTCTATCTTCTCCCGGCGTGAACTTTGTTCTTGGCTTTTTTTTAGTTGATAGTTGTTCTTCACCAAGCGTAACATTATTCAACCCAAACTGGCTTGAAATCGGTGGGGTTTGAGCCTGAAAAGAATACCATAATAATTACTAAACGTTTAACCCATTGACACTTTCAGCGCTCCTCGGACTCCCTAACATATTGATTACTAATTTGTTAGAGAGCATCAAACTATATTCACCAGAAAATGAAGAACTATATCATGCCTATGTATCAATGGGAAATTTATATAACCAACAAATTGTCAAACTGAAAAATAGACCAAACCAGATAAATTCTAAAATGAATCGCTATGGATGAAAATTTTACACAACTACCAAGAGTCTATTTAATATTCATACCAAAATAGTTCATAGTATTCCGGCACCAGGCTCTGTCCTAATAAAGATGTGGTATCAGAAGGCGCAATCAAAGATTTAGTATCAGCCTAAATGATTTGAATGAGTAATTAGGTGCAATCGATTTATAAAGCAGTTAAGATTAACCACGACACTGTCAAAATTTGGCACAGCCAAACAGCTAACTTTGAATCCAAAAATTGACGGGATTATATAGGGGATTTTTGGCCTTCTACCATTGACAACATTAAAAATAACTGCTGAGCCTAAAAGTTATTGACAAATACCTTAGATAGACCGGTTAACCCATCTCTAGCGTTTGGAATGATCATAATTCCCGGAGGTGCTTCAGGAGCCATATTCCTAAAGGTGAGCACCTGTCAAACAGAAAAGATGAAGGGATTATCAATTGCTAAATCCAATAAAATAGCTTGCTTGCTTGACCAGTATAAGCTTTACTGTGTAAAGAAAAATTAACAAACCAGAAGGTTTTACAGACAATGTGAAAGATTCAGGACTTTCACTGAAACTGGAAAAACAATATAGAACCACATTTCATAGAACAACAATAAAGTTTCAACAAACATTAAGTGGGGGATAATTCCATAAATCATCAGACTCAGACAGTACCTCATGATTCTCATAAAACATAGTAGAAGATCTTTCCTTTTTGATGCTCCTCTTGTCAAACCTGTTCATCACAGAATACATGAGAAAACATTTGTGAATAGTGAATActatgattttaaaaaattatcaattaaaaataaataaacacaaaCATGATAAAAGGGGAAAACAATTCAGCACCATATATCTACATAAAATACACAGGTAGATCATCACATTATAAAAATGTAAGGTTTAAAGGGTTTTTGCGAATCAATGGATGATATCACAGTATAACAGATTTCAAGGGAGAAGAATGCAGGATAAAAAAAAAACCCAGAGGTTTGAAAAACAAGTGGAGAGAGGAGAGTGGGATAAGAATCTTACGTGGATGAAGGATAAGATTCAGAGACAGAGGAAGTAGTAGTAAGAACAGCTTCTTTGTTTGAAGCCATGAGACAAATAACAAATGAGACCAGATTACTGTGAGAAAATGGTGTCTTGGTTTATACTGCTCACTATGAGTATGATGATGATCCTCCAAGACCGAATTGGGCCCAGCCCCGCTCTTTGAATTTTAAGGCTTTGTTTTGTTTGGACTCTGGAGGGAATGTGAGGGGAGAGTTTTGTAATATAGGaagaatttgattttattcaaaacattaaaaatctaataaaatagaactaaaaaattgtattgaacgatggttttgaaaaactttcataaatttttgaaatatattttaattgttatattattctaaaaattaaaaatttaataataataataataataattcttttattattctaaataaaattattttttcaaaaaatgtcaaatatttttctatatttttttaaaatttcgttttcGGAAGTCCTTCACATcctctcccctccaaactcgcaaacacaGCCTTGAGAATTTCTTATAGTACCCATATATTCAAGAAAGATACTAAGCAATTCTCAAAAAGCtcattagggttaaatatatttttggtacttataaaattataaaattttgtttttagttccTATTAAAAAATTGACATGTTTTGGTctccacaaaattattatgcagtAGTTTTAGTCCCTGATATTAACtcatgtttatttttgaatgattattttatagACATgcttagaacgttataaaaactttctcgaaaaaaaattcaaaatttgatttctaagtcgagatttgcattatttttatcattatcttttgaaatttaaaaaagtcatatttaatttttctcattttaaacaattctataatttggtaaagaaatattttataatattctaaacacgtatagaaaaaattattcaaaaatttaaaaatttaaaagtaattaaacaattttcaatttttgaaaaaatagcaAGGACTAAAACTGTATGCATAAAATTTTTGAAGGGACtaaaatatgtaatttttttgtggctaaattacagttttggtcccccatatTTTGGTCAATTCACGAAATCAAtccccctatttattttttaaacagttttagtcaTCCATGTTCAtttttcatccaaaaaatgttgatttttcAGTTTTTTGTATTCGTGGGATACTTTCTGAACGAGAGAGAACGTAGAGAGCGTTTTTTGGAGAATAAAAGAGATGAACAAACAAGATGGGAGAAAAAGACGACGGTCAGAGAAGACGATTAAAAGAAGAAAACACCGTCAATAATTAATATTGCTTATTCCAAGTCAACAAAAGTGTGTTACGTATCTAAAAAATAGTACACAACagtgtttttttaatgaaaaatggaCATGGAGGACCAAAgatgttaaaaaaataaatagggtGACTGATTTCATGAGTTtgccaaaatagggggaccaaaactgtaatttagccttttttttatagggactaaaaatcaaatttgagatatttatagggatcaaaaacatacttaacccaaaATGCATTTCCGGACACAC
The Vicia villosa cultivar HV-30 ecotype Madison, WI linkage group LG6, Vvil1.0, whole genome shotgun sequence genome window above contains:
- the LOC131612374 gene encoding glutathione S-transferase T3-like encodes the protein MASNKEAVLTTTSSVSESYPSSTFDKRSIKKERSSTMFYENHEVLTFRNMAPEAPPGIMIIPNARDGLTGLSKAQTPPISSQFGLNNVTLGEEQLSTKKKPRTKFTPGEDRILIQAWLNVPRIAIVEANKRADSFWSRMKHNYNECRGRFKPRGESQIKSRWHRLNNIVKIFAGCYKAAFEKKKSGSSESDIMGNAYTLYYQDEGEHFKLEFAWRLLKDEPKWLNAASFEETSKRPKISASGTYSTTSNLETPSSCEYNAASPTVVCPTETEVEKRKGKSKSEETSSANVEVIEVEKIPKTKVLVMAEMARIQDEQNKLKEKELNMKEREFELEFLFKDTSGMTARQQRDHEMLCNVIRKKHGIM